Part of the Pseudobdellovibrionaceae bacterium genome is shown below.
CAATGCGAATGCGTTTAAGGGCAATCACTTTGAGATCAACCAGTTCGCACATGCGACGGATCTGTCGTTTTCGACCTTCTTTTAAAATAAACCGGAGCCGTCCTGGTCCCGCTTTTGTGACTTTTGCTTGTTTTAAGGCTCGATGATCAAGGTGAAGGCCTGAACACAATAGATTGAGTTTTTCTTGCGTGATCTTGCCGTCCACTCGCACCAGGTATTCTTTTTCGATCAAAGAATTTTCGCCGATCAGTTGTTTAGCGATGCGCCCATCTTGCGTGAGTACGAGAAGTCCCGTGGAGTCAATGTCTAGGCGGCCAGCGGGCGCCATGGACTTTTTCTGCTCGGGCGTAAATTTCAACGGACTTTTGTTGCGAAGTTGGTTGTTGGCTTGAATTAAATCCAAAGCTTGTGGGTAGTTGTCTTCATTCGGCGACGACGTGTAGCCGATGGGTTTATTGAGAATCACAGTGGCTTTAAGCGAGCTTGTTTTTTGAGCCTCAGCGCTAAGTGATATTTTGGCATCACGAGGAACTTTAGTGCCCAATGTGGAGCATTGTTCTCCATTTACAAACACCCAGCCTTTAGTGATATAGGCATCGGCCTCTCTTCGTGAGCACAAGCCCTGTTCGGACATTAACTTTGATAGGCGAACCATAGACCGAAGTTCAGACATAAAAAAAACCGTGCGCAAAGTGGGTTTGAAGGTTACCATGAGATTTAAAGGAGCCTATTTTGGCAAAACGATCCCATAAAAAAGCCAACTTTTTTGATAAGATGGAAGCCATGAGTGCCGGTGCTTTTTTTATTGGTGTATTGATTGTTGTGGCCATGCTCGTTTATATGCTCTTTTTCTTCTGACAGGTGTAATAACTGTTTTTTGCCGTCTCTCTTACGGTGACATCATTTAAAATGGGGCCAAGTTCGGAGTCTTTTAAAAGGTCAAAGAACTTCTGCGCGAGCACTTCACCTGTAGTGTGTTCAAAGTGATCGTTTAAATAGGATTTATCATACGGGGCAATTAAGATCCGCTCCACAATGCCATTCATGTATTTGCGGTCTACACTTAGCCCGCTTTCTTGGTGGATCGAGTCTTCAATAGTGACTTCAATTAAATAGTGATGTCCGTGATCACCGAATCGGTCGGGTAGAAGCTCAGGAAAGGGCAGTTTGTGTACGCATCTCATTTTGTAGGTTTGAGTGAGGCGAACTTTTTCTGGCATTAGAGATCCGCTCCGTAATCAACCCAAACATCGTCACCCTCATAGACCCGCACCTTTAACAGCTGTAAGGACGTTGGTTTAAGGCTTTCAGAAATTCTCTCAAAGCAATAAACGGCGATGTTTTCAAGGGTGGGTACGGTATTAAAAAAATATGGCACGTCCTTATTAAGGAAGCGATGATCGAGGGGTTTGACCGCCTCTTTTAAAATTTGATCAAAGTCAGCCATATTAATAATCATGCCCGTGACCGGGTCAATGGCGCCTTCCACGTAAGCCTCGAGCGCAAAGTTGTGACCCATGCCGTGGGGTGAGTAGAGATCGCCGTAAATTTCTTGGTTTTTTTGTTCAGACCATTGGGGCTGATAGTATTGGTGAGCAGAGCTAAAATACACCCTTCGGGAGAGCCGAGCTTTGGGTGTGGAATCGGGCGTTTTCATAGGTCAAAGGTGTAACATAACAATTGATTGACCACAACTGCACTGACTCCACAAATAGGAAACCCCCACAGATTGTTTAATCAGTGAGGGTCAAAACATAAGGAAATCTGGTAATTAGGCGGCTGTTTTATGCCGTCGAGAGAAGGCCTGGTATTTTTTATCAAAATCACTGGGCTTTTCACCCTTACGATTAATGAGTCCTTCTTTGAACCAAAGAAAATGTTCGTCACAAAAGCCAGCCCGTTTGGGCTTTTTTCCGCATTGTGAAACTGGGCATTGCTGAGGCAATTGCACCACATTGTTACTTCCGCCTGAATTTTTCGGTCCGTTATTATCTGCCATATAGGCCCCCTTATTCCCGTGATGATCTGCAGGGCTAAGTTCCAGTGAGTCATTAAAATACTCACGCCCGCAGGGCCGGCCAAAACATCAGGCCGACAAAGGACCTATCGGCCTTAGTGGAGGCAGACTTTAGGGGCGGCAGCGGATTTTTTTCTGGCTCCGCGAGACTGTTTCAAATTGAGATCTGGTAATAGGTATCCGCCAAAAGGTATCGGATTCCCTTTGGTAGCAATGGTGCGTCACTTGAGTGACGCACCATTGCTACCAAAGGGAATCCGATACCTTTTGGCGGATACCTTTTTAGTAAATCAATACGCGATGGTTGCTCGTGTCTGATACATACAAACGGCAGCCGTCCCAGTAAACAAAGTGCGGACCCCATAGCGTGTTTGCAGCAGCCGTCGAGCAATTGCATTGGTTGTGATTGCCCGTACCGCCACCGGGTTGACCAATGATGATATCTGCATCTGTGCCGGGCGAAGGTAAAGAGTTAAATATCAATATACGATCGTTATTGCGATCCACCACGAGCAGTCGTGTTCCATCGTAGAAGCTACTGATCGGGTCGTCCATTTGGTTGGCGGCATTCCCGTAGCTTCCGCCAACGACAAGGTCAGGGTCCACACCCGTGGACAGTGAGTTGATGTCATTGTAAACGAGAACCCTGTTATTATAGAGGTCCGTCGCGAACAATTTGGTCCCATCTGAAAAAACCCCTAAAGGTGCATCCATTTTATTGTCTGCGCTACCAAAGCTTGTCGTCAGAAAATCAGGTTGGCCTAGTGCAGTTTCTGCACTCATTCCCGTTGCGAAGCTACTTTTGTCGTAAACCACCACTCTGTTGTTATTCACGTCGGTGGCAAAATACTTATTGCCTCCAAAAGCGGGTTGACTTGAATTTTTTATTGT
Proteins encoded:
- a CDS encoding rRNA pseudouridine synthase, yielding MSELRSMVRLSKLMSEQGLCSRREADAYITKGWVFVNGEQCSTLGTKVPRDAKISLSAEAQKTSSLKATVILNKPIGYTSSPNEDNYPQALDLIQANNQLRNKSPLKFTPEQKKSMAPAGRLDIDSTGLLVLTQDGRIAKQLIGENSLIEKEYLVRVDGKITQEKLNLLCSGLHLDHRALKQAKVTKAGPGRLRFILKEGRKRQIRRMCELVDLKVIALKRIRIGQISLGGLRPGHWRYLLPGENF
- a CDS encoding 6-carboxytetrahydropterin synthase, translating into MPEKVRLTQTYKMRCVHKLPFPELLPDRFGDHGHHYLIEVTIEDSIHQESGLSVDRKYMNGIVERILIAPYDKSYLNDHFEHTTGEVLAQKFFDLLKDSELGPILNDVTVRETAKNSYYTCQKKKSI
- a CDS encoding 6-carboxytetrahydropterin synthase, whose amino-acid sequence is MKTPDSTPKARLSRRVYFSSAHQYYQPQWSEQKNQEIYGDLYSPHGMGHNFALEAYVEGAIDPVTGMIINMADFDQILKEAVKPLDHRFLNKDVPYFFNTVPTLENIAVYCFERISESLKPTSLQLLKVRVYEGDDVWVDYGADL